Proteins found in one archaeon genomic segment:
- a CDS encoding type II secretion system F family protein, translated as MSRSGFDQPGRPEIPVPLTVFDRLTTTSFRIFRSPARSIAKAIPGLRESLLKSDISVTPEGLVSVALFLTLATGIAVIAIVTLSVAILGFNAAAFLLLAIPIVPMIVLNAPGYSAASRASRLENELPFVVGFMSIIAGGGQSLVQILKRISTMNIFPGASKEAYRLLVDVEVYGEEPVNALESASRYNPNKWYSELLSGYATVLRTGGDNINYLAIKLKEVFDERAARIKRASEITGAIAEIYLIVTVVLGIIVFTLYIVQSLVAGDVSGLTNIFTFAFVVVPLVSGVFIFVLDGTQPKWPFTDTRPYKIFAITLPFGVALYLLPLPIRVYLHLSLALIVLALPAAIFATKYSADRRGIEKALPDFIRDVAEGRKIGLAPEASVERLVGRNYGALSRPVSKMGSQLTWGLSLKKVLTAFVVRVNSWIARAVGTLMLEVVVVGGGTVKSFSDMADFTKRVNTMELETRAALRGYTFIAYISGIMIISTTYIFIYFLGQGAASGLASSATQFQVDPETVDLLFAAAVFESWVIGIVAGKMGEASIAEGFKHAVVMVLLTLATVAIAQTLFPIPV; from the coding sequence ACAGTCTTCGACAGACTCACCACCACGTCCTTCAGGATCTTCAGGTCCCCAGCCAGAAGTATCGCGAAGGCAATACCGGGTCTGAGGGAGAGCCTGTTGAAGTCTGACATATCGGTGACCCCCGAGGGGCTAGTCTCGGTTGCCTTGTTTCTGACGCTTGCGACCGGAATAGCAGTCATTGCGATAGTCACTCTCTCGGTCGCCATTCTTGGCTTCAATGCAGCGGCATTCCTGCTTCTCGCCATCCCCATAGTCCCAATGATTGTACTGAACGCGCCTGGATACAGCGCGGCTTCGAGGGCAAGTCGGCTGGAGAATGAGCTTCCCTTCGTGGTCGGGTTCATGTCCATAATCGCTGGGGGCGGGCAGTCATTGGTGCAGATATTGAAGAGAATCTCGACGATGAACATCTTCCCGGGCGCATCGAAGGAGGCCTACAGGCTACTCGTGGACGTGGAGGTCTATGGCGAAGAGCCGGTCAACGCTCTCGAGAGTGCATCAAGGTACAACCCCAACAAGTGGTACTCTGAGCTCCTTTCCGGGTACGCCACAGTCCTGCGGACGGGCGGGGACAACATCAACTACCTCGCGATCAAGCTGAAGGAAGTCTTCGACGAGAGGGCGGCCAGAATCAAGAGGGCCTCCGAGATAACCGGGGCGATCGCCGAAATCTACCTCATCGTAACAGTTGTTCTCGGAATAATCGTCTTCACCCTGTACATCGTGCAATCACTGGTAGCTGGAGACGTCTCGGGGCTCACCAACATCTTCACTTTCGCGTTTGTGGTCGTTCCGTTGGTCTCCGGGGTCTTCATCTTTGTGCTTGATGGGACACAGCCGAAGTGGCCCTTCACGGACACCCGACCCTACAAGATATTCGCAATCACGCTTCCGTTCGGGGTCGCACTCTACCTCCTCCCGCTTCCTATCAGAGTCTATCTGCACTTGTCGCTCGCCCTGATCGTGCTCGCACTACCCGCAGCGATCTTCGCGACGAAGTACTCGGCAGATAGGAGGGGGATCGAGAAGGCCCTGCCTGACTTTATCAGAGACGTTGCAGAAGGTCGGAAGATAGGTCTGGCGCCTGAAGCCAGCGTGGAGAGGCTCGTAGGTCGCAATTATGGCGCTCTGTCAAGGCCGGTCAGTAAGATGGGGTCTCAACTGACATGGGGCCTGTCCCTGAAGAAGGTCCTTACCGCCTTCGTAGTCCGAGTCAACAGCTGGATAGCACGCGCAGTGGGGACATTGATGCTGGAGGTCGTAGTCGTGGGCGGAGGTACTGTGAAGTCGTTCTCTGACATGGCTGACTTCACAAAGAGGGTGAATACGATGGAGCTGGAGACGAGGGCGGCCCTCCGAGGGTATACATTCATCGCCTACATCTCAGGGATAATGATAATCTCGACGACTTACATTTTCATATACTTCTTAGGACAAGGAGCAGCGAGCGGACTGGCTTCGAGTGCAACACAGTTCCAGGTCGATCCAGAAACCGTGGATCTCCTATTTGCCGCAGCTGTGTTCGAGTCTTGGGTGATCGGAATCGTGGCCGGCAAGATGGGGGAAGCCAGCATAGCTGAGGGATTCAAACACGCCGTAGTCATGGTGCTCCTCACCCTGGCGACGGTGGCGATCGCCCAGACACTCTTCCCGATACCCGTCTAG
- a CDS encoding S53 family peptidase, with protein MSVATALSGTSAATASPLFHVRGDATTSPTGLSPTTINQLYQFNLLSCSSGLTCGSGQTIAIVDAFDDPTAESDLATFSTQFGLPACTTANGCFTKATPQGLPRADQGWALEISLDIQWAHAIAPGAKILLVEAATNSFTNLFGAIDYAATQSGVHQLSMSWGGGEFSSEASSDSHFQVSGVSFFASSGDGGHGVIYPSSSPNVIGVGGTTLNFNRDKTFTGETAWPGSGGGISAYESEPSYQVTYGGTSTGTLLTTTGGNRGAPDVSYDADPKSGVSVYDSYGYHGQHGWFQVGGTSAGSPQWAALFAIVNSGRSTPISSTSFGTGSIVYNSATGSAYASNFRDITAGTNGNCGTDCSASSGYDFVTGVGSPLANNLVPYLQSH; from the coding sequence ATGTCAGTTGCGACTGCCCTTAGCGGGACGAGCGCAGCCACGGCGAGCCCACTCTTCCATGTGAGGGGCGACGCCACCACATCACCGACCGGTCTCTCTCCTACAACAATCAACCAGCTCTATCAGTTCAACCTCCTGTCATGCAGCTCAGGCTTGACCTGTGGCTCAGGGCAGACGATCGCGATTGTGGACGCCTTCGACGACCCAACGGCGGAGAGCGACCTTGCCACCTTCAGCACCCAGTTTGGCCTACCGGCTTGCACTACGGCCAACGGCTGCTTCACCAAGGCAACGCCCCAGGGACTTCCGAGGGCCGACCAGGGTTGGGCACTTGAAATCTCCCTAGACATCCAGTGGGCTCATGCCATAGCGCCTGGCGCCAAAATACTCCTCGTAGAGGCCGCGACCAATAGCTTCACAAACTTGTTCGGCGCCATCGACTACGCCGCGACTCAGAGCGGAGTACACCAACTATCGATGAGTTGGGGAGGCGGCGAATTCTCCAGCGAAGCTTCTTCCGACTCGCACTTCCAGGTTTCCGGCGTCAGCTTCTTCGCGTCGTCCGGAGACGGCGGACACGGCGTGATCTATCCATCTTCCTCTCCGAACGTCATAGGCGTGGGAGGAACCACACTGAACTTCAACAGGGACAAGACCTTCACGGGCGAGACGGCTTGGCCCGGCAGCGGCGGTGGGATTAGCGCCTATGAGAGCGAGCCGTCCTACCAGGTCACATACGGCGGGACCTCCACAGGGACGCTTCTGACCACCACGGGCGGGAACAGAGGCGCGCCTGACGTGTCGTACGACGCGGACCCGAAGTCGGGCGTCTCCGTTTACGACAGCTATGGCTACCACGGGCAGCATGGCTGGTTCCAGGTCGGAGGCACCAGCGCAGGGTCCCCACAGTGGGCCGCGCTCTTCGCCATCGTGAACAGCGGAAGGTCTACTCCCATCTCCTCCACTTCCTTCGGCACTGGCTCCATCGTCTACAACTCCGCAACTGGCAGCGCCTATGCTTCGAACTTCAGGGACATCACCGCAGGGACCAACGGAAACTGCGGAACAGACTGTAGCGCCTCCTCAGGCTACGACTTCGTGACCGGAGTCGGAAGCCCGCTGGCAAACAACTTAGTGCCATACCTCCAGTCGCATTAA
- a CDS encoding PIN domain-containing protein, with protein sequence MTGYTFDTGVISLHFAEDRRVEGAFRDVESGRSPGSVASVNMAELFYLTCRVLGRQTAVIRFRQTAEILNVVETDEDLTLRAGAFKCRDSQLSLSDSFALALAQRTGAILLTTDTQLANNKAVRTKHFPVST encoded by the coding sequence TTGACCGGTTACACCTTCGATACTGGGGTAATCTCCCTTCACTTCGCTGAAGACCGACGGGTAGAGGGTGCGTTCCGCGACGTCGAGTCGGGCCGCTCCCCTGGAAGCGTGGCCAGCGTGAACATGGCGGAACTCTTCTATCTGACGTGCCGCGTCCTCGGAAGACAGACGGCAGTGATCCGGTTCCGTCAGACTGCCGAGATCCTGAACGTGGTTGAGACGGATGAGGACCTTACGTTGCGGGCGGGGGCGTTCAAGTGCAGGGACTCCCAGCTCTCGCTCTCCGACTCCTTCGCCCTGGCGTTGGCACAGAGGACGGGTGCGATCCTCCTTACCACAGACACCCAGCTCGCGAATAACAAGGCGGTGCGGACTAAGCACTTTCCTGTGTCTACCTAG
- a CDS encoding type II toxin-antitoxin system VapC family toxin: MMILDTSAVIEFLRGGERIRSIVAAALQSGEVIATTAISYFELMAPISHMRLKKEEMAIRALVGEIRMLPLDQKASEEAAQIMGALLRVGRPINALDVLIAGVAVANKASAIVTSDLDFQQVEKVADLRAVLI; the protein is encoded by the coding sequence TTGATGATCCTCGACACTTCTGCAGTGATAGAATTCCTGCGCGGCGGTGAGAGAATTAGGTCCATTGTGGCGGCAGCCTTGCAGTCCGGAGAGGTCATCGCCACCACGGCGATTTCCTACTTCGAACTGATGGCCCCCATCTCTCACATGAGGCTCAAGAAAGAGGAGATGGCGATCAGAGCCCTGGTTGGCGAAATCCGGATGCTCCCCCTAGACCAAAAGGCCTCGGAAGAGGCGGCCCAAATCATGGGCGCGTTGCTTAGAGTCGGGAGACCTATCAATGCTCTAGACGTATTGATTGCCGGGGTAGCCGTGGCTAACAAGGCAAGCGCGATAGTCACATCAGACCTCGACTTCCAACAGGTGGAAAAGGTAGCTGATCTGAGGGCGGTGCTCATCTAA
- a CDS encoding type II toxin-antitoxin system VapC family toxin: MSSILIIDTSIWAYYFDRDSPEHKSVVEPVEKALKSEQIAINTTIIMELGHFLIKNLGPVEGGERLGLFLRFPLVISDFEYRSALDSLEMLKRYSHLGVGGRDATILALMSRAGVKKIMTHDEALKKVDWLEAFDPVAGE; the protein is encoded by the coding sequence GTGTCGTCCATCCTCATCATTGACACCAGCATCTGGGCCTACTACTTCGATCGTGACTCTCCCGAGCACAAGTCAGTGGTCGAGCCAGTGGAAAAGGCGCTGAAATCGGAACAGATAGCAATCAACACGACAATAATCATGGAGTTGGGCCACTTCCTGATCAAGAACCTGGGCCCAGTCGAGGGAGGGGAAAGACTCGGCCTGTTTCTCCGTTTCCCTTTGGTCATTTCAGACTTTGAGTACAGGAGCGCGCTTGACTCCCTGGAGATGCTCAAGAGGTACTCGCATCTTGGCGTGGGGGGCAGAGACGCAACCATCCTCGCACTGATGAGCAGGGCCGGGGTGAAGAAGATCATGACCCATGACGAAGCACTGAAGAAGGTGGACTGGCTCGAAGCCTTCGATCCGGTCGCAGGGGAGTGA
- a CDS encoding UbiA family prenyltransferase produces the protein MGSQQPFLKGFNFQGYTAFRMSEEAEYSYSGIACDNTGVITSYGIGATKLFGWRADEVIGKQSVTIFHEPQALATLVPRLLRTAAETGKFEEEVTLVRKDGSKFLAMLTVRPIKKGGDIVGYMGLTRPIREVTQSPVEIAPRQHGVWIRELRAPFLLLPAIFVPVGLLMAWGQGSFNPLYAVLTLAGALCLHASVNVLNDYFDYTSGIDLITAPTPFSGGSTILPSKLLTPKSVLTGGLLFLSVGTAVGAYFVVRFAFDPVVLAITGIAVASILAYSSFLSKWGIGELVTGLNFGPLLVLGTYYVQTRALAVQPLVVGGVLGILTAGILYINEFPDVDADGSRGRRDLVVRWGKQAAASRFKVLLASAYVVLVLGVASGLVTPLALLGLLTIPKARSAARILDNTKGKTPELIPGMAAMVMTTLLTGVLLALAYLAQGLIG, from the coding sequence TTGGGCTCCCAGCAACCATTCCTGAAAGGTTTTAATTTCCAGGGCTACACTGCGTTCAGGATGTCGGAAGAAGCCGAGTATTCTTATTCGGGGATAGCCTGCGACAACACTGGCGTCATCACCTCTTACGGCATAGGGGCAACAAAGCTGTTCGGCTGGAGGGCGGATGAGGTCATTGGGAAGCAGAGCGTGACAATCTTTCACGAGCCTCAGGCGCTCGCGACCCTCGTCCCCCGGCTTCTAAGGACTGCAGCGGAAACGGGCAAGTTCGAGGAGGAGGTGACCCTGGTCAGGAAGGATGGGTCGAAGTTTCTTGCGATGCTCACCGTAAGGCCAATCAAGAAAGGTGGGGATATTGTGGGCTACATGGGCCTGACCAGGCCGATCAGGGAAGTTACACAATCGCCAGTTGAGATCGCGCCCAGGCAACACGGCGTCTGGATTCGCGAGCTCAGGGCACCGTTTCTCCTTCTCCCCGCAATCTTTGTCCCAGTTGGTCTGCTGATGGCCTGGGGCCAGGGGAGTTTCAACCCGCTCTACGCAGTGCTGACACTGGCTGGCGCGCTGTGCCTCCACGCGAGCGTCAACGTCCTCAACGACTACTTCGATTACACCTCGGGCATCGACCTCATCACCGCCCCGACCCCGTTCAGCGGCGGAAGTACGATACTGCCCTCGAAGTTGTTGACACCCAAGAGCGTCCTTACTGGGGGGCTGCTCTTCCTTTCGGTCGGGACGGCGGTGGGAGCATACTTCGTGGTCCGATTCGCCTTCGACCCCGTTGTCCTGGCCATCACAGGAATCGCCGTCGCTTCTATTCTCGCATACTCCTCGTTCCTCTCCAAGTGGGGGATAGGGGAACTCGTTACAGGCCTCAACTTCGGGCCTCTCCTGGTGCTCGGCACCTACTATGTACAGACCAGGGCCCTAGCTGTCCAGCCTCTCGTGGTCGGAGGAGTCCTGGGCATTCTAACGGCTGGGATTCTTTACATTAACGAGTTCCCGGACGTCGACGCCGACGGCTCAAGGGGCCGGCGGGACCTGGTCGTCAGATGGGGCAAGCAGGCGGCCGCTTCACGCTTCAAGGTGCTGCTGGCGAGCGCCTATGTCGTATTGGTCTTGGGTGTGGCGAGCGGTCTCGTCACGCCCTTAGCCCTTCTGGGTCTGCTTACAATCCCGAAGGCACGTAGCGCGGCAAGAATACTTGATAATACCAAAGGAAAAACTCCTGAACTGATCCCCGGGATGGCCGCAATGGTGATGACGACTCTTCTCACCGGAGTGCTGCTGGCCTTGGCATACCTGGCCCAAGGTCTGATTGGATAA
- a CDS encoding pyridoxamine 5'-phosphate oxidase family protein: MIDCEPLKGTAVRFSQRHEQFLKRIDTCRIATMDSEGYPHCVPVGYFYHKGTVYIPTVAKTKKARNIERNSRCCIVTDVVEDGIGRGVMLQGEAQLVKGVDFPKMKRIIEELSGWHLDKWRINGRKPDSVLVFTPEKTSEIGHV, from the coding sequence ATGATTGATTGTGAACCCTTGAAGGGAACCGCAGTACGATTCAGTCAAAGGCACGAACAATTTCTGAAGCGGATCGATACTTGCCGCATCGCAACTATGGACTCAGAAGGTTATCCCCACTGTGTCCCTGTGGGATACTTCTATCACAAGGGAACTGTCTACATACCAACAGTTGCCAAAACAAAGAAAGCCCGTAACATCGAACGGAATTCTAGGTGCTGCATCGTAACGGACGTAGTCGAGGATGGTATTGGAAGAGGTGTGATGCTCCAGGGGGAAGCCCAATTGGTCAAGGGGGTAGATTTTCCGAAGATGAAACGCATCATAGAAGAACTCTCGGGCTGGCATCTTGACAAATGGAGGATTAATGGAAGGAAGCCAGATTCGGTCCTAGTATTCACGCCCGAGAAGACCTCCGAAATCGGCCATGTCTGA
- a CDS encoding type II toxin-antitoxin system RelE/ParE family toxin: protein MSSADFNRSRQTLLDIASDPYSFKELKGRFRNLRSARFGDRRIIYTVVEQKKEVVLLAVEPRRSAYAR, encoded by the coding sequence TTGTCTTCCGCGGATTTCAACCGGAGCAGGCAGACACTTTTGGACATAGCTTCGGACCCCTACTCTTTCAAGGAACTGAAGGGAAGGTTCAGGAACCTCCGGAGCGCCCGTTTTGGAGACCGAAGGATAATTTACACCGTAGTGGAACAGAAGAAGGAGGTCGTATTGTTGGCCGTTGAGCCTCGTAGATCAGCCTACGCAAGATGA
- a CDS encoding AbrB/MazE/SpoVT family DNA-binding domain-containing protein, with the protein MVVTDTATITSKSMVNIPASLRRKYALKEGTKVAFVEYEGAILLVPLLSPSELFGIDRDHKDEIVKAVRGLESERRREAGKD; encoded by the coding sequence ATGGTAGTGACCGACACCGCGACGATTACAAGCAAGAGCATGGTCAACATCCCTGCCAGCTTGAGGAGAAAGTACGCGCTCAAAGAAGGCACCAAGGTGGCGTTCGTCGAGTACGAGGGGGCGATTTTGCTTGTCCCTCTCCTGTCACCTAGCGAATTGTTCGGGATAGACAGGGACCACAAAGACGAGATTGTGAAGGCGGTACGAGGCTTAGAGAGTGAGCGCAGAAGAGAAGCGGGAAAGGATTGA
- a CDS encoding antitoxin VapB family protein has protein sequence MPTKTLAIREEVYRKLAGVKRAGESFSDLIERILDRKEDPLALWGALSDSEHLAKLEKESRAIRNGARSRT, from the coding sequence ATGCCCACCAAAACCCTCGCCATAAGGGAGGAGGTCTATCGGAAGTTAGCCGGGGTCAAACGCGCCGGCGAGAGTTTCAGCGACCTCATCGAGAGGATTCTGGACAGGAAGGAAGACCCGCTTGCTCTCTGGGGCGCACTCTCTGACAGCGAGCACCTGGCGAAGTTGGAGAAGGAGTCGCGGGCGATCCGGAATGGCGCAAGGTCCCGGACTTGA
- a CDS encoding AbrB family transcriptional regulator — protein MRTVVEVDEKGRILLPLELRKRMHVRRFQVTVKGNKIELEPIQGLAELKGKYRDLIGSEWEELEEKGEDLVDSGRR, from the coding sequence ATGAGGACGGTGGTAGAGGTGGACGAGAAAGGAAGGATACTGCTGCCTTTGGAGTTGAGGAAGCGAATGCACGTCAGGCGCTTTCAGGTGACAGTAAAGGGGAACAAGATAGAACTTGAACCCATCCAGGGACTCGCCGAGCTAAAGGGCAAGTACAGGGACTTGATCGGGTCAGAGTGGGAAGAACTGGAGGAAAAGGGAGAAGACCTTGTCGATTCAGGGCGAAGGTAG
- a CDS encoding PIN domain-containing protein, with translation MSIQGEGRENPPSLLCDTDVFFFYLKGGRCQVQAELVLKSAEEGELELRTSSEVYDDAITAIRADGLPLEVAQRFVADIKSFRQTSLPMTPEIAEDALDLYRRHGGRRRLSYFDSFHVATARRYDLPLLTSDRYVLEESETLGLKVWDLARWERHQPDRY, from the coding sequence TTGTCGATTCAGGGCGAAGGTAGGGAGAACCCGCCTTCCCTCCTGTGCGATACCGACGTGTTCTTCTTCTACCTCAAGGGCGGAAGGTGCCAGGTCCAAGCCGAGCTAGTCTTGAAGTCGGCCGAAGAAGGGGAACTCGAGTTGAGAACCTCTTCGGAGGTCTACGATGACGCAATCACGGCGATAAGGGCTGACGGGTTGCCGCTCGAAGTCGCGCAAAGATTCGTTGCCGACATCAAGTCTTTCAGACAGACCTCTCTTCCGATGACCCCCGAGATCGCCGAAGACGCACTCGACCTCTACCGAAGGCACGGCGGCCGACGGAGGCTGAGCTATTTCGACTCATTCCACGTGGCGACTGCGAGGAGATACGACCTTCCCTTGCTGACCAGCGATAGGTATGTCCTTGAAGAATCGGAGACCCTAGGCTTGAAGGTCTGGGACCTGGCTCGCTGGGAGCGTCATCAACCAGACCGCTATTGA
- the amrS gene encoding AmmeMemoRadiSam system radical SAM enzyme: protein MVDKEAILWHPKENGKVVCNACYRGCLIPEGSHGFCYVRKNKGGRLYLSSYGKLAAMQVDPIEKKPFNHFYPGTFVSTVGTVSCNWHCMFCQNHSISKETEVYGEDVMPDEVPNLATANECEGVGFSYNEPTIFIEYVIDAAKEAHNKGKYTVFVTNGYATEEAVRAIKGYVDAVVVDYKRSGEQLFQRRQTMTVGAEPVKQTLLELKKQGIHTELTDLIIPQVGEDLEEAGRLCRWLYDNLGPDVPIQFTQFHPDYKLLDLPVTPYELLLKHYDMAKEIGLNYVYVGNVPGSPYEHTYCPGCGTAVIKRYGFMITDWALDEKHNCKNCGHRIPITGQRASRFRYRDIEAFYIPKTLPR from the coding sequence ATGGTTGACAAGGAAGCGATTCTCTGGCACCCAAAGGAGAACGGCAAGGTAGTCTGCAACGCCTGTTACAGAGGGTGCCTGATACCCGAAGGGTCTCACGGATTCTGTTACGTAAGAAAGAACAAAGGAGGCAGGCTGTACCTCTCCTCGTACGGGAAGCTGGCAGCGATGCAAGTCGACCCGATAGAGAAGAAGCCATTCAACCACTTCTACCCAGGGACGTTCGTATCCACCGTAGGTACCGTGTCCTGCAACTGGCACTGCATGTTTTGCCAGAACCATTCGATAAGCAAGGAAACCGAGGTCTACGGCGAGGACGTGATGCCTGACGAGGTCCCCAACCTGGCCACAGCGAACGAGTGCGAGGGGGTCGGGTTCAGCTACAACGAGCCAACGATCTTCATCGAGTACGTAATCGACGCTGCCAAAGAAGCCCACAACAAGGGAAAGTACACCGTCTTCGTGACCAACGGGTATGCCACGGAGGAAGCAGTCAGGGCGATCAAGGGCTACGTGGACGCCGTCGTCGTGGACTACAAACGGAGCGGAGAGCAGCTCTTCCAGAGGAGGCAGACGATGACCGTCGGCGCAGAGCCCGTGAAGCAGACCCTCCTGGAGCTGAAGAAGCAGGGGATCCACACCGAACTCACCGACCTGATTATACCACAGGTCGGAGAGGACCTTGAGGAGGCAGGGAGGCTCTGCAGGTGGCTGTACGACAACCTCGGACCCGACGTGCCGATTCAATTCACTCAATTCCACCCCGACTACAAATTGCTCGACCTCCCCGTCACCCCCTACGAACTCCTCCTGAAGCACTACGATATGGCGAAGGAAATCGGGTTGAACTACGTCTACGTCGGGAATGTCCCAGGCAGCCCCTACGAGCACACATACTGCCCAGGATGCGGAACGGCGGTCATCAAGAGGTATGGTTTCATGATAACAGACTGGGCCCTGGATGAAAAGCACAATTGCAAGAACTGTGGACACAGAATCCCGATAACCGGCCAAAGGGCGAGCCGCTTCCGTTACAGGGACATTGAGGCCTTCTACATTCCGAAAACCTTGCCCCGATGA
- a CDS encoding AbrB/MazE/SpoVT family DNA-binding domain-containing protein: MGTDVGEAVIDERGRIVIPNEIRVELKLRPEQRLKISTKGKELVLSPEVGVDEFASGLRGCVRGSSVKPEDLKTIWGVVHPHH; the protein is encoded by the coding sequence ATGGGAACCGACGTGGGAGAGGCAGTAATCGACGAACGAGGAAGGATAGTGATACCCAATGAGATTAGGGTGGAGCTCAAGCTAAGACCTGAGCAAAGGCTGAAGATTTCCACGAAAGGAAAGGAGCTCGTCCTGTCGCCGGAGGTCGGCGTGGACGAATTTGCCTCCGGACTCAGAGGATGCGTCAGGGGGTCGAGCGTCAAGCCAGAGGACCTCAAGACAATTTGGGGTGTCGTCCATCCTCATCATTGA